A stretch of the Clostridium botulinum genome encodes the following:
- a CDS encoding alpha/beta hydrolase, which yields MFKYKFKISNIPAVLWGEKSEKLFVAVHGNMSNKEDTVIEILAKEAIKKGYQVLSFDLPEHGERKSDNTPCKVQFCVSDLSIIMNYAKEGWNEVSLFACSMGAYFSLLAYQNNVLRKALFLSPVVNMERIIENMMLWFNVTPERLQKEMTIETPIGQKLYWDYFCYVKQHPINTWNTDTDIMYGAKDELCEFETINYFVKKYCCALEIMDKGEHYFHTEEQLNAFNYWLQKHID from the coding sequence ATGTTTAAATATAAATTTAAGATTAGTAATATTCCTGCAGTTTTGTGGGGAGAAAAGAGTGAAAAACTTTTTGTTGCAGTCCATGGAAATATGTCAAATAAGGAAGATACAGTAATTGAAATTTTGGCTAAAGAAGCAATTAAGAAAGGTTATCAAGTATTAAGTTTTGATTTGCCAGAACATGGTGAAAGAAAAAGCGATAATACTCCTTGTAAAGTACAGTTTTGTGTTAGTGATTTATCAATAATTATGAATTATGCAAAAGAAGGTTGGAATGAAGTAAGTTTATTTGCATGTAGTATGGGAGCTTATTTTAGTCTTTTAGCGTATCAAAATAATGTATTAAGAAAGGCATTATTTTTATCACCAGTAGTTAATATGGAAAGAATTATTGAAAATATGATGCTATGGTTTAATGTAACACCAGAGCGTTTGCAAAAGGAAATGACAATAGAGACACCAATTGGTCAAAAGTTGTATTGGGATTATTTCTGTTATGTAAAGCAACATCCTATTAATACATGGAATACAGATACAGATATTATGTATGGAGCTAAAGATGAATTGTGTGAATTTGAAACTATTAATTATTTTGTTAAAAAATACTGCTGTGCATTAGAAATCATGGATAAAGGAGAACATTACTTTCATACAGAAGAACAGTTGAATGCATTTAACTATTGGTTACAAAAGCATATTGATTAA
- a CDS encoding DUF3781 domain-containing protein, translating into MQNLDKLHTTELEVGRIKNNLSLDVDDVVKWCNGKIVNSNAIISRRGKNWYMDVDNCEITVNAYSYTIITAHK; encoded by the coding sequence ATACAAAATTTAGATAAGTTGCATACAACCGAGTTGGAAGTTGGACGAATTAAAAACAATCTTTCTTTAGATGTGGACGATGTAGTAAAATGGTGTAACGGCAAAATAGTAAATTCTAATGCTATAATATCTAGAAGGGGTAAAAACTGGTATATGGACGTAGATAATTGTGAAATAACAGTTAATGCATATAGTTATACCATTATTACTGCTCATAAGTAG
- the ltrA gene encoding group II intron reverse transcriptase/maturase has protein sequence MNNSNKLQRKQTTQYRGRLVEVEVELQGKRGAQSNNLALAKGERENNVVDDTNNLLEKVLARENMLKAMKRVVANRGSHGIDGMRVDELRGFIIKNWLTIKQKLLEGRYKPSPVRRVEIPKPDGGIRLLGIPTVLDRLIQQALAQELNKIYDPTFSDNSYGFRPNKSAKQAILKSRQYINEGHKGVVDIDLEKFFDKVNHDILMERLSRRIKDKRVLKLIRNYLKSGIMINGLKVKSDKGTPQGGPLSPILANIMLDEVDKELEKRGHRFCRFADDCNIYVKSKKAGLRVMASIRKILEGLLKLKVNENKSAVDFVTRRKFLGFSFYFAKGGANIRIHEKSYKRFTNKIRKLTNRNKGISMEYRVYMINQLTIGWINYFGIAKANAKIQKIDSWIRRRLRSCIWKQWKKVKTRGRNLIKLGLPTYKAWEYANTRKGYWRISKSPILDTILNNKYIENLGYRSISKRYQLIHNS, from the coding sequence TTGAATAATTCAAATAAATTACAAAGAAAGCAGACAACTCAATATAGAGGTCGCCTTGTGGAAGTAGAAGTGGAACTTCAAGGTAAACGAGGGGCGCAGAGTAATAATTTGGCGTTAGCAAAGGGAGAAAGAGAAAACAATGTAGTAGATGATACTAATAATCTACTTGAAAAGGTTTTAGCTAGAGAAAATATGCTAAAAGCTATGAAAAGAGTAGTTGCCAATAGAGGAAGTCATGGTATTGATGGTATGAGAGTCGATGAACTTCGAGGGTTTATTATCAAAAATTGGCTAACAATTAAGCAAAAGTTATTAGAAGGAAGGTATAAACCTTCACCAGTTAGGAGAGTGGAAATACCAAAACCTGACGGTGGAATTAGATTGCTTGGAATACCTACTGTACTTGATAGATTAATACAACAGGCATTAGCTCAAGAACTTAATAAAATTTATGACCCTACCTTTTCGGATAATAGCTATGGATTTAGACCAAATAAAAGTGCTAAACAAGCTATATTAAAATCAAGACAATATATCAATGAGGGGCATAAAGGGGTTGTTGATATAGACTTAGAAAAATTCTTTGATAAAGTTAACCATGATATATTAATGGAAAGACTTTCAAGAAGAATAAAGGACAAAAGGGTACTTAAACTAATTAGAAATTATCTTAAATCTGGAATAATGATAAATGGATTGAAGGTAAAATCAGATAAAGGTACACCGCAAGGTGGTCCATTAAGCCCAATACTTGCTAATATTATGCTTGATGAAGTAGATAAAGAACTTGAGAAAAGAGGTCATAGATTTTGCCGATTTGCAGATGACTGCAACATTTATGTCAAAAGTAAAAAGGCAGGATTAAGAGTTATGGCAAGTATAAGAAAAATACTTGAAGGTTTATTAAAACTTAAAGTTAATGAAAATAAAAGTGCAGTAGATTTTGTGACGAGAAGAAAATTTCTTGGATTTTCATTCTATTTTGCAAAAGGCGGAGCCAATATAAGAATACATGAAAAGTCATATAAAAGATTCACAAATAAAATAAGAAAATTAACAAACCGTAATAAAGGTATAAGTATGGAATATAGAGTTTATATGATTAACCAATTAACGATTGGATGGATTAATTACTTTGGAATAGCGAAAGCTAACGCTAAAATACAAAAAATAGATAGTTGGATAAGAAGAAGGTTAAGGAGTTGTATTTGGAAACAATGGAAAAAGGTTAAAACTAGAGGACGAAACCTCATAAAACTAGGTCTTCCGACCTATAAAGCATGGGAGTATGCAAATACAAGAAAAGGCTATTGGAGAATATCCAAAAGCCCAATTCTTGATACAATCTTAAACAACAAATATATTGAAAATCTTGGTTACAGAAGTATATCTAAAAGATATCAGCTAATACATAATTCTTAA
- a CDS encoding TetR/AcrR family transcriptional regulator codes for MVRISKAPEVRKQEILDTAMRLFYTKGYEATSMADIAKEMNVVPGLCYRYFKSKQELFEIAMDSYVEECGQKFLKVICDDEKTLIERMDDMAKLMLIQEDNSKYHDFYHKTGNEILHEQLIIKIAKYLIPSLSKEFKKLCEKEEIYIENVEMMTNFIMYGQIGVLSCKDISMEEKIKQICGFINSILGIK; via the coding sequence ATGGTACGAATTTCAAAGGCGCCTGAAGTTCGCAAACAGGAAATTTTAGATACAGCAATGAGATTATTTTATACCAAAGGATATGAAGCAACTTCTATGGCTGACATAGCAAAGGAAATGAATGTGGTACCAGGGTTATGTTATCGTTATTTTAAATCAAAACAAGAACTTTTTGAAATCGCAATGGATAGTTATGTTGAAGAATGTGGACAAAAATTTTTAAAAGTTATTTGTGATGATGAAAAAACATTAATAGAACGTATGGATGATATGGCTAAATTAATGCTAATTCAAGAAGATAACAGCAAATATCATGATTTTTATCATAAGACTGGTAATGAAATATTGCATGAGCAACTTATTATAAAAATTGCAAAATATTTAATTCCAAGTCTAAGCAAAGAGTTTAAAAAATTATGTGAAAAAGAAGAAATTTATATTGAAAATGTTGAAATGATGACTAATTTTATTATGTATGGACAAATAGGTGTTTTGTCATGCAAAGACATTTCTATGGAAGAAAAAATTAAACAAATTTGTGGATTTATAAATTCAATATTAGGAATAAAATAA
- a CDS encoding MATE family efflux transporter, translating to MNNNLEKDFTTGNATKKLIEVTIPVLIAFIFSMAYNIVDSLWVGNLLGEKAMAALTVSMPPILLTTSIAMGATNGVAILLSKYVGAKDKENQNKVISISCIVAFIFSITITVICEFSAKTILNLLNTPSEIYPMAKEYLILYMIGYVFVFMYLYFTAVLRSFGNTTMQMVSIILCTMLNIILDPIFINKMGLKGAAIATLLSQGIMMVIMIVYIIKKKLIVIDFKLSYKNTLKELTLRAIPSIIQQSIPAISTSFITYLISAFGVLPIAAFGISGKVETILFYPAMALNMTITTCTGQCFGAKNIKKVKEYLKSGILLGSGFLIVLTIIVVFFSKNLAQMFGANESVKDLVKVYFSIISVGYICNVITNCVLGAINGFGKPMSAMFLMIFYYIIVRMPLAKILSINKLGLNGIWVAVLISHIAATIAGICYFKVLLKKDYMKLSC from the coding sequence GTGAATAATAATTTAGAAAAAGATTTTACAACAGGTAATGCAACTAAAAAATTAATAGAAGTTACTATTCCAGTACTTATAGCATTCATATTTAGTATGGCATACAACATAGTTGACAGCCTTTGGGTTGGAAACCTACTTGGTGAAAAAGCAATGGCAGCACTTACTGTATCAATGCCACCTATATTGTTAACAACTTCTATTGCAATGGGTGCTACTAATGGGGTTGCGATTTTGTTATCAAAATACGTTGGAGCAAAGGATAAAGAAAATCAAAATAAAGTAATCTCAATTTCTTGTATAGTAGCATTTATTTTCAGTATAACTATAACTGTTATTTGTGAATTTAGTGCAAAAACAATTTTAAACCTTTTAAATACACCAAGTGAGATATATCCTATGGCAAAAGAGTATCTTATTTTATATATGATTGGGTATGTTTTTGTATTTATGTACTTATATTTCACGGCTGTATTACGCAGTTTTGGTAATACAACTATGCAAATGGTATCTATTATCCTATGTACAATGCTTAATATAATTTTGGATCCTATTTTTATTAATAAAATGGGACTTAAAGGAGCAGCAATTGCAACTTTATTATCTCAGGGAATAATGATGGTTATTATGATTGTATATATTATTAAGAAAAAATTAATTGTAATTGATTTTAAGTTATCTTATAAAAATACTTTAAAGGAACTTACACTAAGGGCAATACCATCTATTATTCAGCAAAGTATTCCTGCAATAAGCACAAGTTTTATTACCTATTTAATTAGTGCATTTGGAGTACTGCCTATAGCTGCATTTGGTATTTCAGGAAAAGTTGAAACCATTCTATTCTATCCTGCTATGGCACTCAATATGACAATTACTACTTGCACTGGTCAATGTTTTGGTGCTAAAAATATAAAAAAAGTAAAAGAATATCTTAAATCTGGAATACTATTAGGAAGTGGATTTTTAATTGTATTAACAATTATAGTAGTGTTCTTTTCAAAGAATTTAGCGCAAATGTTTGGAGCGAATGAAAGTGTTAAAGATTTAGTTAAAGTTTATTTTTCAATTATTTCAGTTGGATATATATGTAATGTTATCACTAATTGTGTTCTTGGAGCAATAAATGGCTTTGGAAAACCAATGTCAGCTATGTTTTTAATGATTTTCTACTATATTATTGTTCGCATGCCACTTGCAAAGATATTGTCTATAAATAAATTAGGATTAAATGGAATATGGGTAGCTGTTTTGATAAGTCATATTGCAGCAACTATAGCAGGAATCTGTTATTTTAAAGTATTATTAAAAAAAGATTATATGAAGTTAAGTTGTTAA
- a CDS encoding thioredoxin domain-containing protein has protein sequence MSVNSKPNRLINEKSPYLLQHAHNPVDWYPWCEEAFLKAKQEDKPIFLSIGYSSCHWCHVMEKESFEDEEVAKILNDKYISIKVDREERPDVDNTYMTFCQAVTGSGGWPLTIIMTPEQKPFFAGTYFPKKSMYGRPGFIQILKQISDEWKSNKNNIINTSNELLNTMEEHISQDKSGEINENILQDAVIEMNYYYDNKYGGFGTAPKFPTPHKLMLLLIHYKVYNNKNALGMVENTLKCMYKGGIFDHIGFGFSRYSTDGKWLVPHFEKMLYDNALLAYVYTQAYQVTGKSFYKEIAEKIFTYILRDMTSPEGGFYSAEDADSEGVEGKFYVWTLDEIERILGEEAKEFCNIYDITKNGNFEGSNIPNLIGKDLDDIDKLESLRKKLFEVREKRIHPFKDDKILTAWNALMIVALAYAGRVFENQEYINRAKKAYNFIENNLIRKDGRLLARFRHGEAAYIAYLEDYSFLVWALIELYEATFESYYLNQALYFKDKMIKLFWDEESYGFFHSGKDGEKLILNLKDSYDMAIPSGNSVAAMNLIKLSKITGDNTLAEKAYKMIEGFGGNITESLQSHSIFLIAYMSYIRPSRQIIIAAEKEDEVFKDMIRETNKRFMPFTTTLLNDGDLEDVIPFIKNERKMDNKTTAYICENFSCNRPVDNIEDFIKLLNN, from the coding sequence ATGAGTGTAAATAGTAAACCTAATAGATTAATAAATGAAAAATCTCCATATTTACTTCAACATGCACATAATCCAGTAGATTGGTATCCATGGTGTGAAGAGGCTTTCTTAAAAGCAAAGCAGGAAGATAAACCTATATTTTTAAGTATAGGGTATTCTAGTTGTCACTGGTGTCATGTTATGGAAAAAGAGTCCTTTGAAGATGAAGAAGTAGCAAAAATTTTAAATGATAAATATATATCTATAAAAGTAGATAGAGAAGAAAGACCAGATGTAGACAATACATATATGACATTTTGTCAAGCAGTTACAGGTAGTGGGGGATGGCCTTTGACCATTATAATGACACCTGAGCAAAAACCATTTTTTGCAGGAACATATTTTCCTAAAAAAAGCATGTATGGTCGACCTGGATTTATACAAATATTAAAACAAATATCAGATGAATGGAAAAGTAATAAAAATAATATTATAAATACATCAAATGAACTATTAAACACAATGGAAGAGCATATATCACAAGATAAATCAGGAGAAATAAATGAAAATATATTGCAGGATGCTGTAATTGAAATGAACTATTATTATGATAATAAGTATGGAGGTTTTGGGACTGCACCTAAATTTCCTACACCTCATAAGCTTATGCTACTTTTAATCCACTATAAAGTATATAACAATAAAAATGCACTAGGTATGGTAGAAAATACACTTAAATGTATGTATAAAGGTGGTATATTTGATCATATAGGTTTTGGTTTTTCGCGTTATTCTACAGATGGAAAATGGCTTGTTCCTCATTTTGAAAAAATGCTCTATGATAATGCACTACTAGCTTATGTATATACTCAGGCGTACCAAGTAACGGGTAAATCTTTTTATAAAGAAATAGCTGAAAAAATCTTTACTTATATACTTCGAGATATGACGTCACCTGAAGGTGGATTTTATTCAGCAGAAGATGCAGATTCAGAAGGGGTAGAAGGAAAATTTTATGTATGGACATTAGATGAGATAGAAAGAATTTTAGGGGAAGAAGCTAAAGAATTTTGTAATATATATGATATAACTAAAAATGGTAATTTTGAAGGAAGTAATATACCAAATTTGATTGGAAAAGATTTAGATGATATAGATAAATTAGAAAGTTTAAGAAAGAAACTATTTGAAGTAAGGGAAAAGAGAATTCATCCATTTAAAGATGATAAAATATTAACTGCTTGGAATGCATTAATGATAGTAGCTCTGGCCTATGCGGGAAGGGTTTTTGAAAATCAAGAATACATAAACAGAGCAAAAAAGGCTTATAATTTTATAGAAAATAATTTAATAAGAAAAGACGGGAGACTTTTAGCAAGATTTAGACATGGAGAAGCAGCATATATAGCATATCTTGAAGATTATTCATTTTTAGTGTGGGCGCTTATAGAACTTTATGAAGCTACATTTGAATCCTATTACTTAAATCAAGCACTATACTTTAAAGATAAGATGATAAAACTATTTTGGGACGAAGAATCCTATGGCTTTTTCCACAGCGGTAAGGATGGAGAAAAACTTATATTAAACTTAAAAGATAGTTATGATATGGCTATACCATCTGGAAATTCTGTAGCAGCTATGAATTTAATTAAACTTTCAAAAATCACAGGAGATAATACTTTAGCTGAAAAAGCTTATAAAATGATTGAAGGTTTTGGAGGAAATATTACAGAAAGTCTACAATCACATAGTATATTTTTAATAGCTTATATGAGCTATATTAGACCTAGTAGACAAATAATAATAGCCGCTGAAAAGGAAGATGAAGTGTTTAAAGATATGATAAGGGAAACAAATAAAAGATTCATGCCATTTACTACTACGCTATTAAATGATGGAGATTTAGAAGATGTAATACCATTTATAAAAAATGAAAGAAAAATGGATAATAAAACTACTGCTTATATATGTGAAAACTTTTCATGTAACAGACCAGTAGATAATATAGAAGATTTCATTAAATTACTAAATAATTAA
- a CDS encoding ferric reductase-like transmembrane domain-containing protein has translation MILILTILAISILVNKYWKFIRKQAIGLYILSTLICILFIVNKLNLINYKFNLGIFSRGTVSLALFTIVMFTGVINNPKIKSKFMSVRGELSIIACILTLGHNIIYGMRYFKLLIFNSEILSLCKFMATIVSLIMIILMIPLMITSFKCVRKKMKYTTWKRIQKTAYIFYGLMYVHIMLLYMPSFKIKYLDIFIYSLLFNLYFILRLYKYFKYKK, from the coding sequence ATGATTTTAATTTTAACAATATTGGCAATATCAATTTTAGTAAATAAATACTGGAAATTTATTAGAAAACAAGCTATTGGGTTATATATATTATCTACATTAATATGTATATTGTTTATAGTTAATAAATTAAATTTAATAAATTATAAATTTAATCTTGGCATATTTTCTAGAGGAACAGTTTCATTAGCATTATTTACTATAGTTATGTTTACTGGGGTAATTAATAACCCTAAAATAAAGTCAAAATTTATGAGTGTACGTGGAGAACTATCCATAATAGCATGTATACTAACGTTGGGACACAATATTATATACGGTATGAGATATTTTAAACTTTTAATATTTAATTCGGAAATACTTTCATTATGCAAATTCATGGCAACAATTGTGTCTTTGATAATGATAATTTTAATGATTCCGTTAATGATAACTTCCTTCAAGTGTGTAAGGAAAAAAATGAAATATACTACATGGAAGAGAATACAAAAAACGGCTTATATTTTTTATGGATTGATGTATGTACATATAATGTTATTATATATGCCTAGTTTTAAAATAAAATATTTAGATATATTTATTTATAGTTTGTTATTTAATTTATATTTTATACTACGTTTATATAAATATTTTAAATATAAAAAATAA
- a CDS encoding FMN-binding protein, whose protein sequence is MNKKYLKLVVGLLMLSCLTACGNKTNDITKSPEKVKSEASFLKLKDGEYVGVGEGFNGKTKVKVKIIDKKIKSIDVVSHEDDEEYFNQAKALIQDIISKQSLEVDTVSGATKSSNGIISSVKDALNNGK, encoded by the coding sequence ATGAATAAAAAATATTTAAAATTAGTTGTAGGACTATTGATGTTAAGCTGTTTAACGGCATGTGGAAATAAAACTAATGATATCACTAAATCTCCGGAAAAAGTTAAATCTGAAGCTAGTTTTTTAAAATTAAAAGATGGAGAATATGTTGGTGTTGGAGAAGGCTTTAATGGAAAGACAAAGGTTAAAGTTAAAATTATTGATAAGAAAATAAAATCAATTGATGTAGTTAGTCATGAGGATGATGAAGAATATTTTAATCAGGCTAAAGCATTAATTCAAGATATTATATCAAAGCAAAGTTTAGAAGTAGACACAGTAAGTGGAGCAACGAAAAGTTCTAATGGGATAATTAGTTCAGTAAAAGATGCTTTAAATAATGGTAAGTAG
- a CDS encoding FMN-binding protein, with amino-acid sequence MNKRKIIISVLIGSIVVIGGSLYANTLSKNKDYKTNNTQITKKHNENQEATQKLNESKEDKNLINNNEKLEDGEFFGEGRGYAGLIKVKVTVKNGSISRIGVLSHSETPSFYEKGKNILERIINKNSVDVDSVSGATLTSNGIKEAVRNALKDHGLKNKDIKIEKSSNIKDKNQKVIENKNEKIINNKNKFSLNNIVKTEGKTLKDGEYYGIGKGFNGSIKVRTIIKNGKINDVQVLSYNDDLDYINKAKKVITNILGRQNTYNVDNVSGATYSSKGILEAINQSISKAIVNPSNIKKSYIVKDIKDKKDKKAINNVKDIKDKTINQVNRDVNNKKQEDIKGYKPVNTSNFNINDGEYSGRGVGFYTNRSILSRVIFKDNAIKEIILAEGYDNNDYGDDRNFKETAKGVLRYLYKDRDKTINDLMEYEFIKNNILNVAYEKDIDKCITEGKKYLGNYAEKLKNIDLTAFKGHIESQIKKVIKEYFKQDNRGEVLDAVSGATYSAIGITKSVNAAIHNAKEAFQSKKYIKNVNMIPEKVILYKDELNNEQTEKLSIRIEYSDNTNEVVKYKDFKKKGIKLINAKTKEEILSLKDLYSGEYFINIKDFQYPRTFYIEVLEKTKDDIIGMEYSLDDGMWIPVGNLDKDGESIKTAQTFNIDRNNLGKRLKIRVKTRDGRSYYLTDSVLLNKELKIKSFEAKREDVRENSNLGWGYYKITFVNKIIEVEPRIEANNRSILTWKVKQFDPMFNVKAISANGDDLTSKIKITKNTLKDIPGTYEIEYSVTDNKGINSTKSINVYVVNEEDDD; translated from the coding sequence ATGAACAAAAGAAAAATAATAATTTCGGTATTAATAGGAAGTATTGTTGTTATTGGAGGTAGCTTATATGCAAATACTCTATCAAAAAATAAAGATTATAAAACTAATAATACTCAAATAACTAAAAAACACAATGAAAATCAAGAGGCTACTCAAAAATTAAATGAGTCTAAAGAAGATAAAAATTTAATTAATAACAATGAAAAATTAGAGGATGGAGAATTTTTTGGAGAAGGCAGAGGATATGCAGGATTAATAAAAGTAAAAGTTACTGTTAAAAATGGAAGCATATCTCGTATAGGAGTGTTATCTCATTCAGAAACTCCAAGTTTCTATGAAAAAGGAAAAAATATTTTAGAGAGAATTATAAATAAAAATTCAGTAGATGTAGATAGTGTTTCAGGAGCAACCCTTACATCAAATGGAATAAAAGAAGCCGTTAGAAATGCTTTAAAAGATCATGGACTAAAAAATAAAGATATTAAGATTGAAAAATCAAGCAACATTAAGGATAAAAATCAAAAAGTAATTGAGAATAAGAATGAAAAAATAATTAACAATAAAAATAAATTTAGTTTAAATAATATAGTTAAAACAGAGGGTAAAACTTTAAAAGATGGTGAATATTACGGTATTGGTAAAGGGTTTAATGGAAGTATAAAAGTAAGAACTATCATAAAAAATGGAAAAATAAATGATGTTCAAGTTTTAAGTTATAATGATGATTTAGATTACATAAACAAAGCAAAAAAAGTTATTACTAATATTTTAGGAAGACAAAATACATATAATGTAGATAATGTTTCAGGAGCAACATATTCAAGTAAAGGAATATTGGAAGCTATAAATCAATCTATTTCTAAAGCAATAGTAAATCCAAGTAATATTAAGAAATCATATATTGTAAAAGATATAAAGGATAAAAAAGATAAAAAAGCTATAAATAATGTAAAAGATATAAAAGATAAAACAATTAATCAAGTGAATAGGGATGTAAATAACAAAAAACAAGAGGATATAAAAGGTTATAAACCTGTTAATACATCTAATTTTAATATTAATGATGGGGAATATTCAGGAAGAGGCGTTGGATTTTATACAAACAGGTCTATATTATCAAGGGTTATATTTAAAGATAATGCCATAAAAGAAATTATTTTAGCTGAAGGTTATGACAATAATGATTATGGAGATGATAGAAATTTTAAAGAAACAGCTAAGGGAGTATTAAGATATTTATATAAAGATAGAGATAAAACTATAAATGATTTAATGGAATATGAATTTATTAAAAATAATATCTTAAATGTAGCTTATGAAAAAGATATAGATAAATGTATAACAGAAGGTAAAAAATATTTAGGAAATTACGCTGAAAAGTTAAAAAACATAGATTTAACAGCTTTTAAAGGTCATATAGAATCACAAATAAAAAAAGTAATAAAAGAATATTTTAAACAGGATAATAGAGGAGAAGTGTTAGATGCTGTTTCTGGAGCAACATATAGTGCTATTGGAATAACCAAATCAGTTAATGCTGCAATACATAATGCAAAAGAAGCTTTTCAATCTAAAAAATATATAAAAAATGTTAATATGATTCCAGAGAAAGTTATTTTATACAAAGATGAATTGAATAATGAACAAACAGAAAAGTTATCAATCAGAATAGAATATAGTGATAATACTAATGAAGTAGTTAAATATAAAGATTTCAAAAAGAAAGGTATTAAGCTTATTAATGCTAAAACTAAAGAAGAAATACTTTCTTTAAAAGACTTATATAGTGGAGAGTATTTCATTAATATAAAAGATTTTCAATATCCAAGGACCTTTTATATTGAGGTGTTAGAAAAAACTAAAGATGACATAATAGGTATGGAGTATAGTTTAGATGATGGGATGTGGATACCTGTTGGTAATTTGGATAAGGATGGAGAATCAATAAAGACGGCACAAACTTTTAATATTGATAGAAATAATTTAGGAAAGAGATTAAAAATCAGAGTAAAGACAAGAGATGGACGATCATATTATTTAACTGACTCTGTTTTGCTAAATAAAGAACTAAAAATTAAAAGCTTTGAAGCTAAACGAGAAGATGTTCGTGAAAATTCAAATTTAGGATGGGGATATTATAAGATAACATTTGTAAATAAAATTATAGAAGTAGAACCGAGAATAGAAGCTAATAATAGATCAATTTTAACATGGAAAGTTAAACAATTTGATCCTATGTTTAACGTAAAGGCTATTTCAGCTAATGGAGATGATTTGACTTCTAAGATAAAAATTACTAAAAATACTCTTAAAGATATTCCAGGTACATATGAAATAGAATATTCAGTAACTGATAACAAAGGTATAAATTCAACTAAATCTATAAATGTTTATGTTGTTAACGAGGAAGATGATGATTAA